In Streptomyces ambofaciens ATCC 23877, a single genomic region encodes these proteins:
- a CDS encoding spore photoproduct lyase family protein: MHDPSTAPDDGPGTLFGLDALVPGPPAPAPAGPLFRDSATARRLLPVREMYAEPAAAASERGRQVLARFPEARVIEVDSHWRIPGLHGNEGNVERWVRVKGETLVLGERKSPATRPNGRSADWIAPGASNGCAMACAYCYVPRRKGYANPVTVFTNIDRIIAHIGRHIARQGPKPEPNQCDPEAWVYDIGENGDCSVDALICDNTADLVHAFRQWPTAKASFATKFVNPDLLALDPRGRTRVRFSVMPPDDSRLLDLRTSPVAERIAAAGDFLDAGYEVHFNLSPVVVRPGWEEAWAELLRHLDDVLPDRVKRQAAAEVIMLTHNRELHEVNLGWHPRAEEVLWRPDLQQAKRSENGALNVRYRNGVKADAIARLRALVDAHAPWLRIRYAF, translated from the coding sequence ATGCACGACCCGTCCACCGCACCGGACGACGGCCCCGGCACCCTGTTCGGCCTGGACGCACTCGTCCCCGGCCCGCCGGCCCCCGCGCCCGCGGGACCGCTCTTCCGGGACTCGGCCACCGCCCGCCGTCTGCTGCCGGTCCGGGAGATGTACGCCGAGCCGGCGGCAGCGGCGTCCGAACGCGGCCGGCAGGTCCTGGCCCGGTTCCCCGAGGCCCGCGTGATCGAGGTCGACTCCCACTGGCGCATCCCCGGCCTGCACGGCAACGAGGGCAACGTGGAACGCTGGGTGCGGGTCAAGGGCGAGACGCTGGTGCTGGGCGAGCGGAAGTCGCCGGCCACCCGGCCCAACGGCCGGTCCGCCGACTGGATCGCCCCCGGCGCCTCCAACGGCTGCGCCATGGCCTGCGCGTACTGCTACGTGCCCCGGCGCAAGGGGTACGCCAACCCCGTCACGGTCTTCACCAACATCGACCGGATCATCGCCCACATCGGGCGGCACATCGCCCGGCAGGGTCCGAAGCCCGAGCCGAACCAGTGCGACCCCGAGGCCTGGGTCTACGACATCGGTGAGAACGGCGACTGCTCGGTGGACGCCCTGATCTGCGACAACACGGCGGACCTCGTCCATGCCTTCCGGCAGTGGCCGACGGCCAAGGCGTCCTTCGCGACCAAGTTCGTCAACCCCGACCTGCTCGCCCTCGACCCGCGCGGCCGGACCCGCGTCCGCTTCTCCGTGATGCCGCCGGACGACTCCCGGCTGCTGGACCTGCGCACCTCGCCGGTGGCCGAGCGCATCGCCGCGGCAGGCGACTTCCTGGACGCCGGGTACGAGGTGCACTTCAACCTCTCCCCCGTCGTGGTGCGGCCGGGCTGGGAGGAGGCCTGGGCGGAGCTGCTGCGGCACCTCGACGACGTGCTGCCGGACCGGGTGAAGCGGCAGGCCGCGGCCGAGGTCATCATGCTGACGCACAACCGGGAGCTGCACGAGGTCAACCTCGGTTGGCATCCCCGTGCCGAGGAGGTGCTGTGGCGCCCGGACCTCCAGCAGGCCAAGCGTTCCGAGAACGGCGCGCTGAACGTGCGGTACCGCAACGGCGTGAAAGCCGACGCGATCGCCCGGCTCCGTGCGCTGGTCGACGCCCACGCGCCCTGGCTGCGCATCCGTTACGCCTTCTGA
- a CDS encoding MSMEG_1061 family FMN-dependent PPOX-type flavoprotein has product MPHTIDAPGDRPAAGTDEGWVELGSRAELRELLGEPWPLVIDKVHDRLTDDDLGILARSPFCLLATSDARGNCDVSPRGDAPGFTHVLGPGTLALPDRPGNRRGDSFHNILDNPRAGLLYLIPGGKDVLRINGRARILTDAPFFDAMARDGRRPDLALLLEIDEIYLHCPQSLNRAGLWKPESWQAS; this is encoded by the coding sequence TTGCCGCACACCATCGACGCGCCCGGAGACCGGCCGGCCGCGGGCACCGACGAGGGCTGGGTCGAACTCGGCTCCCGCGCCGAACTCCGCGAGCTGCTGGGCGAGCCCTGGCCGCTCGTCATCGACAAGGTCCACGACCGCCTGACCGACGACGACCTCGGGATACTCGCCCGCTCCCCCTTCTGTCTGCTGGCCACCTCCGACGCCCGCGGCAACTGCGACGTCTCACCGCGCGGCGACGCCCCGGGCTTCACGCACGTCCTCGGGCCGGGCACCCTCGCCCTCCCCGACCGGCCGGGGAACCGGCGCGGGGACAGCTTCCACAACATCCTCGACAACCCGCGCGCCGGCCTGCTCTACCTGATCCCCGGCGGCAAGGACGTGCTGAGGATCAACGGCCGGGCCCGCATCCTCACCGACGCGCCGTTCTTCGACGCGATGGCCCGCGACGGCCGGCGCCCGGATCTCGCGCTCCTTCTGGAGATCGACGAGATCTATCTGCACTGCCCCCAGTCCCTGAACCGGGCGGGATTGTGGAAACCCGAGTCCTGGCAGGCGAGTTGA
- a CDS encoding ABC transporter ATP-binding protein, which produces MRSGEDAAGSPRLRGHELSATGVTVAYDGTDVVHDAAVGLRPGEVTVLVGPNGSGKSTLLRTVARLQKARSATLRIDGDTDGLALTSREFSRYVALLTQARPTPGGLTVRDVVEFGRYPYRGRWGRPDPDGPAAVDRALSLTGVADLADRGADHLSGGQLQRVWLASCLAQETGVLLLDEPTTYLDLRYQVELLDLVRDLADDHGIAVGVVLHDLDQAAAVADRITLLEAGRIVADGPPEDVLTPERLSAVYGIRIDVDTDPLTGRLRTRPIGRHHIRTERLGTTS; this is translated from the coding sequence GTGAGATCTGGTGAAGACGCAGCCGGCAGCCCGCGCCTGCGCGGACATGAGCTGTCGGCCACGGGTGTGACCGTCGCGTACGACGGGACCGACGTGGTGCACGACGCGGCGGTCGGGTTGCGGCCCGGTGAAGTGACCGTCCTGGTGGGGCCGAACGGCAGCGGCAAGTCGACACTGCTGCGGACCGTCGCCCGGCTGCAGAAGGCCCGCAGCGCGACGCTCAGGATCGACGGCGACACCGACGGGCTGGCCCTGACGTCCCGTGAGTTCTCGCGGTACGTCGCCCTGCTGACCCAGGCGCGTCCCACCCCGGGCGGCCTGACCGTGCGCGACGTCGTCGAGTTCGGCCGCTACCCGTACCGGGGCCGCTGGGGCCGGCCGGATCCGGACGGGCCGGCCGCCGTCGACCGGGCGCTCTCACTCACCGGCGTCGCCGACCTCGCCGACCGCGGCGCCGACCACCTGTCCGGCGGGCAGTTGCAACGGGTCTGGCTCGCGAGCTGTCTCGCCCAGGAGACCGGCGTCCTGCTCCTGGACGAACCCACGACCTACCTCGACCTGCGCTACCAGGTCGAACTCCTCGACCTCGTCCGCGACCTGGCCGACGACCACGGCATCGCCGTCGGCGTCGTCCTGCACGACCTCGACCAGGCGGCGGCCGTCGCCGACCGGATCACGCTCCTCGAAGCGGGCCGGATCGTCGCCGACGGCCCGCCCGAGGACGTGCTGACGCCGGAACGGCTGAGCGCCGTCTACGGCATCCGGATCGACGTCGACACCGACCCCCTCACCGGCCGACTGCGCACCCGCCCGATCGGCCGCCACCACATACGAACCGAAAGGCTCGGCACCACCTCATGA
- a CDS encoding iron-siderophore ABC transporter substrate-binding protein — MRRLLLTAAATTAAALTLAACGTTEPAADKSEKKASEAITLKDGKGTEVKLDGPATKVVATEWNVVESLVSLGVDPVGVADVKGYKTWDSAVPLKNDPKDIGTRGEPSMDTVASLAPDLIVATTDLPPAAVKQLREVAPVLAVTSADGTGQIEQMLENVDLIAKATGTTDKAESLREGFEAKVAEGKKALTDAGLAGEQIAFADGYVASNQVSVRPYTATSLIGEVNEAVGLTNAWKVKGDEAYGLGTTDVEGLTALPKDVHFAYIGNEDDPSATPFTGALAKNSVWKSLPFVKAGDVHRLDDGIWMFGGPGSMEAYIDALVGALTK, encoded by the coding sequence ATGAGACGCCTCCTGCTCACCGCGGCCGCCACCACCGCCGCGGCGCTCACCCTCGCCGCCTGCGGCACCACCGAGCCCGCCGCCGACAAGTCCGAGAAGAAGGCCTCCGAGGCCATCACGCTCAAGGACGGCAAGGGCACCGAGGTGAAGCTCGACGGCCCGGCCACCAAGGTCGTCGCCACCGAGTGGAACGTCGTCGAGAGCCTCGTCTCGCTGGGTGTCGACCCGGTCGGCGTCGCGGACGTCAAGGGCTACAAGACCTGGGACAGCGCCGTTCCGCTGAAGAACGACCCCAAGGACATCGGCACCCGCGGCGAGCCGAGCATGGACACCGTCGCCTCCCTGGCGCCCGACCTCATCGTCGCCACCACGGACCTGCCCCCCGCCGCCGTGAAGCAGCTGCGCGAGGTGGCCCCGGTGCTGGCGGTCACGTCCGCCGACGGCACCGGCCAGATCGAGCAGATGCTCGAGAACGTCGACCTGATCGCCAAGGCCACCGGCACCACGGACAAGGCCGAGTCGCTGCGCGAGGGCTTCGAGGCGAAGGTCGCCGAGGGCAAGAAGGCCCTGACCGACGCCGGGCTGGCCGGCGAGCAGATCGCCTTCGCGGACGGCTACGTCGCCTCCAACCAGGTCTCGGTGCGCCCCTACACCGCGACCTCCCTCATCGGTGAGGTCAACGAGGCGGTCGGCCTCACCAACGCCTGGAAGGTGAAGGGTGACGAGGCCTACGGCCTGGGCACCACCGACGTGGAGGGGCTGACCGCCCTGCCGAAGGACGTGCACTTCGCCTACATCGGCAACGAGGACGACCCGAGCGCCACGCCGTTCACCGGAGCACTGGCCAAGAACTCGGTGTGGAAGTCCCTGCCCTTCGTCAAGGCCGGCGACGTGCACCGGCTGGACGACGGCATCTGGATGTTCGGTGGTCCCGGGTCGATGGAGGCGTACATCGACGCCCTCGTCGGCGCGCTGACGAAGTAG
- a CDS encoding iron ABC transporter permease → MAVTATEPAARPSTKAPTPRSGAAAVTAGLVLLVAALAVVDIAQGTAAVGPSEVFKALTGRADPDDASVVIASRLPRMTAGLLVGAALGMAGAVLQAVSRNVLASPDTLAVNAGSYLALGLAGATGLSLPMIASSGVAFLGGLAAAAVVLGLSGLGTGTVRLVLAGTALMLGLNSMTEGLLLLFPEQTEGLYQWNQGSIAQNGFDGVLQMLPIALVGLVGLMLTARRVDALALGDDAARGLGVPVRATRVTVVVLAALLSAAAVTLAGPIGFVGLCAPALVRPLARRFRGFARSRTSMPAAALTGMALVLGSDVLLRWLITDDLSVAVPTGVVTSLVGAVFLVAMALRLRDTAGSGAPDRLRIPSRAVFLATLAVLVTVLVGLVIAAVLVGDSKLLLGDVVNWAQGRAGRTVSFVLDTRVPRVLAALSAGAALALAGTLVQAVTRNPLAEPSVLGVTGGGALGAVILVTTAPVAGTWGVAGAAFAGSGLTAVLVFGLAARGGFQQNRLVLVGIGVAAATTALISLLIVLTDPFNATKALTWLSGSTYGRTMPDIAPVALALAVGIVVAVVRRTELDLVSLDEDTPRLLGLRLGPGRLGFLLLSVVLSSTAVACAGTIAFVGLVAPHAARALVGRRHARVVPVALLLGAVLVCTADLIGRTVIAPAQLGAGLMTAVIGTPYFLYLLVRSRR, encoded by the coding sequence ATGGCCGTCACCGCAACCGAACCCGCTGCCCGTCCCTCGACGAAGGCTCCCACGCCCCGGTCGGGCGCGGCAGCGGTGACGGCCGGGCTCGTCCTGCTGGTCGCCGCCCTGGCCGTCGTCGACATCGCCCAGGGCACCGCCGCCGTCGGCCCGTCCGAAGTGTTCAAGGCCCTGACCGGACGGGCCGACCCCGACGACGCGTCGGTCGTCATCGCCTCGCGCCTGCCGCGGATGACCGCCGGCCTCCTCGTCGGCGCCGCTCTCGGCATGGCCGGCGCGGTGCTCCAGGCGGTCAGCCGCAACGTGCTGGCCTCCCCCGACACCCTGGCCGTGAACGCCGGGTCCTACCTGGCGCTCGGGCTGGCCGGCGCCACCGGCCTCTCACTGCCGATGATCGCCTCCTCCGGGGTGGCGTTCCTCGGCGGCCTGGCGGCGGCGGCCGTGGTGCTGGGGCTGTCCGGCCTCGGCACGGGCACCGTCCGGCTCGTCCTGGCCGGCACCGCCTTGATGCTGGGCCTCAACTCCATGACGGAGGGACTGCTCCTGCTCTTCCCCGAGCAGACCGAGGGCCTCTACCAGTGGAACCAGGGCAGCATCGCCCAGAACGGCTTCGACGGTGTCCTGCAGATGCTGCCGATCGCCCTCGTCGGGCTCGTCGGCCTGATGCTGACGGCCCGTCGGGTGGACGCCCTGGCGCTCGGCGACGACGCGGCGCGCGGACTGGGCGTCCCGGTCCGGGCCACTCGCGTCACCGTCGTGGTCCTGGCGGCGCTGCTGTCGGCGGCCGCGGTCACGCTCGCCGGGCCCATCGGCTTCGTCGGCCTGTGCGCCCCCGCGCTGGTCCGCCCGCTCGCCCGCCGCTTCCGGGGCTTCGCCCGCTCCCGTACGTCGATGCCGGCGGCGGCGCTGACCGGCATGGCCCTGGTGCTGGGCTCGGACGTGCTGCTGCGGTGGCTGATCACGGACGACCTGTCGGTGGCGGTGCCCACGGGCGTGGTCACCAGCCTGGTCGGTGCCGTCTTCCTGGTCGCCATGGCGCTGCGGCTGCGCGACACCGCCGGGTCCGGCGCCCCGGACCGGCTGCGCATCCCGAGCCGGGCGGTGTTCCTGGCCACCCTGGCCGTCCTGGTGACCGTCCTGGTCGGCCTGGTGATCGCCGCCGTGCTGGTGGGCGACAGCAAGCTGCTGCTCGGTGACGTCGTCAACTGGGCGCAGGGCAGGGCCGGGCGGACCGTGTCCTTCGTCCTGGACACCCGGGTGCCCCGGGTGCTCGCCGCGCTCTCGGCCGGTGCGGCGCTCGCCCTGGCCGGCACGCTGGTGCAGGCCGTGACCCGCAACCCGCTGGCGGAACCGAGCGTCCTCGGAGTCACCGGCGGCGGCGCGCTGGGCGCCGTGATCCTGGTGACCACCGCGCCGGTCGCCGGGACCTGGGGGGTCGCCGGTGCCGCGTTCGCGGGGTCCGGCCTCACCGCGGTCCTGGTCTTCGGGCTCGCCGCCCGCGGCGGGTTCCAGCAGAACCGGCTGGTCCTCGTCGGCATCGGCGTCGCCGCCGCGACGACAGCGCTGATCAGTCTGCTGATCGTGCTCACCGACCCGTTCAACGCCACCAAGGCACTGACCTGGCTGTCGGGTTCGACCTACGGGCGGACGATGCCCGACATCGCGCCGGTGGCGCTGGCGCTGGCCGTCGGCATCGTGGTGGCCGTCGTCCGGCGCACCGAGCTGGACCTGGTCTCGCTGGACGAGGACACCCCCCGGCTGCTGGGCCTGCGGCTGGGTCCGGGACGCCTCGGGTTCCTGCTGCTCAGCGTCGTGCTCAGTTCGACGGCCGTGGCCTGCGCGGGCACCATCGCGTTCGTCGGGCTCGTGGCCCCGCACGCGGCGCGTGCCCTCGTGGGACGACGGCACGCGCGGGTCGTGCCGGTCGCGCTCCTGCTCGGCGCCGTCCTCGTGTGCACGGCCGACCTGATCGGCCGCACGGTGATCGCCCCGGCCCAGCTCGGCGCGGGTCTCATGACGGCGGTCATCGGCACGCCGTATTTCCTGTACCTCCTGGTCCGCAGCCGCCGTTAG
- a CDS encoding lipase family protein, with amino-acid sequence MPPRPRTLAAAVTVALALGAQAVPAAAADGSAPGTTEVSRGVEIPAFYTPPSTLPDADGALIRSEPLHLALSLPSLGGPLPGRATRMMYKSTDANGEPVAVTGAYIEPAAKWRGDGPRPLVAVAPGTMGQGDQCAASMALEHPLLLNGETVSVGYEDLSVYRLLLRGVAVVVTDYVGLGTTDRLHTYVNRVDGAHAVLDAVRAARSLDSASVTPDSRVGLFGYSQGGGATAAAAELQPSYAPDVPLAGTYAGAPPADLTKVTEAIDGGDLAGALGWSLNGFLQTEPALRPIADRYVNAAGQEALKDLSTMCVGDALFGYGGDSSTAWTKTGQSLGDIIRAEPALQAFLAEQRIGSLKPAGPVRVATGVSDDLVPHGQSRQLAVDWCGAGAKVTYDPVVLPDVGSGLLNHFAPLLADQGKAISWLTDRLSGKPAGSNCWSMSVQP; translated from the coding sequence ATGCCCCCACGCCCCCGCACGCTCGCCGCGGCGGTCACCGTCGCCCTCGCCCTCGGCGCCCAGGCCGTCCCGGCCGCCGCGGCCGACGGGTCGGCCCCCGGCACCACGGAGGTGTCCCGCGGCGTCGAGATCCCCGCCTTCTACACCCCGCCGTCCACGCTGCCCGACGCCGACGGCGCGCTGATCCGCAGCGAGCCGCTGCACCTGGCGCTCAGCCTGCCCAGCCTCGGCGGCCCCCTCCCGGGGCGGGCCACCCGGATGATGTACAAGTCCACCGACGCGAACGGCGAACCGGTCGCCGTGACCGGCGCCTACATCGAGCCGGCCGCGAAGTGGCGCGGCGACGGACCCCGGCCCCTGGTCGCCGTCGCGCCCGGCACCATGGGCCAGGGCGACCAGTGCGCCGCCTCCATGGCCCTGGAGCACCCGTTGCTGCTCAACGGCGAGACGGTCTCGGTGGGCTACGAGGACCTGTCCGTCTACCGGCTGCTGCTGCGCGGTGTCGCGGTCGTCGTCACCGACTACGTCGGCCTCGGCACCACCGACCGGCTGCACACCTACGTCAACCGCGTCGACGGGGCGCACGCCGTGCTCGACGCGGTGCGCGCCGCACGCTCCCTGGACTCGGCGTCGGTCACCCCCGACTCCCGGGTCGGCCTCTTCGGCTACAGCCAGGGCGGCGGGGCGACGGCCGCGGCGGCCGAGCTCCAGCCGTCCTACGCCCCGGACGTCCCGCTGGCGGGCACCTACGCCGGCGCTCCGCCCGCCGATCTGACGAAGGTCACCGAGGCGATCGACGGCGGCGACCTGGCGGGGGCCCTCGGGTGGTCGCTCAACGGCTTCCTGCAGACCGAGCCCGCCCTGCGGCCCATCGCCGACCGGTACGTCAACGCCGCGGGCCAGGAGGCGCTGAAGGACCTGTCGACCATGTGCGTCGGCGACGCGCTCTTCGGGTACGGGGGCGACAGCAGCACGGCATGGACGAAGACCGGACAGTCGCTGGGTGACATCATCCGTGCCGAACCGGCCCTCCAGGCCTTCCTGGCCGAACAGCGGATCGGCTCGCTCAAGCCGGCCGGACCCGTCCGCGTGGCCACGGGCGTCAGCGACGACCTGGTCCCCCACGGACAGTCCCGCCAACTGGCCGTCGACTGGTGCGGCGCGGGCGCGAAGGTCACCTACGACCCGGTCGTGCTGCCGGACGTCGGCAGCGGACTGCTCAACCACTTCGCCCCGCTCCTCGCCGACCAGGGCAAGGCCATCTCCTGGCTCACCGACCGGCTCTCCGGGAAGCCGGCGGGCTCCAACTGCTGGAGCATGTCCGTACAGCCCTGA
- a CDS encoding DMT family transporter: MNATTTRGALLAALACVLVGGSFTANSLLGDYPYAGGQFLRYGLAFLLLVPFAGRGAAARLRALGTGRWLRLALLAAVGMVGFNLAVLAAERSAEPAVPGVFVGCAPVVVAVVVPLLDGRRPQRVVLYGASLVALGAFTVQGWGRTDGAGIAFSVCALVGEVGFAVLAVPVLRPLGPRLLSTVVCGVAAAESAVVGVLADGAGWLRRPDTAETGALLWQAVVVTVVGFVCWYMGMQRIGAERATLYSGLIPVAAACTAPLVGTGSYGAAQAVGSALVCAGVAAGSGASLRSTRRSGAPATCQRTSERSLERL; this comes from the coding sequence ATGAACGCCACCACCACGCGCGGAGCCCTGCTCGCCGCGCTCGCCTGTGTCCTCGTCGGCGGGTCCTTCACCGCCAACAGCCTCCTCGGCGACTATCCGTACGCGGGGGGACAGTTCCTCCGCTACGGCCTGGCCTTCCTGCTGCTGGTCCCGTTCGCCGGCCGTGGCGCGGCGGCGCGGCTGCGCGCCCTGGGCACCGGCCGGTGGCTGCGCCTCGCGCTGCTCGCGGCCGTCGGCATGGTCGGCTTCAACCTGGCCGTGCTCGCGGCGGAACGCAGTGCGGAGCCGGCGGTCCCCGGGGTCTTCGTGGGCTGCGCGCCCGTGGTGGTCGCGGTCGTCGTCCCCCTGCTGGACGGGCGCCGGCCGCAACGCGTCGTGCTGTACGGGGCGTCGCTCGTGGCCCTCGGGGCCTTCACGGTCCAGGGCTGGGGGCGCACCGACGGCGCGGGCATCGCCTTCTCCGTGTGCGCCCTGGTCGGGGAGGTGGGTTTCGCCGTCCTCGCGGTGCCCGTGCTGCGGCCGCTCGGCCCCCGGTTGCTGTCCACGGTGGTGTGCGGCGTCGCGGCGGCCGAGTCGGCGGTCGTCGGTGTGCTGGCCGACGGCGCCGGCTGGCTGCGACGACCGGACACCGCCGAGACCGGTGCCCTGCTGTGGCAGGCGGTGGTGGTCACCGTCGTCGGGTTCGTCTGCTGGTACATGGGCATGCAGCGGATCGGCGCGGAGCGGGCCACGCTGTACTCCGGCCTGATCCCCGTCGCCGCCGCCTGCACCGCGCCGCTCGTCGGCACGGGCTCCTACGGCGCCGCGCAGGCCGTGGGCAGTGCCCTGGTCTGCGCCGGTGTCGCCGCGGGGTCGGGCGCGTCACTCCGGTCCACCCGCCGCAGCGGTGCGCCGGCGACGTGTCAGCGGACCTCGGAGCGCTCCTTGGAGAGGCTGTAG
- a CDS encoding MSMEG_6728 family protein: MQTFLPHPDFEESALALDRRRLGKQRVEALQVLRGLTVPGYGWRRHPAVRMWTGYEEALVRYGLEVCRVWRERGHQDSCAASLVAGLAVCRPGEPVRDQPELARAGELPPWLGDEAFHRSHRSALVRKEPEVYAELFPGVPDDLPYVWPASDRAGKAVEEGR, from the coding sequence ATGCAGACCTTCCTCCCCCACCCGGACTTCGAGGAGTCCGCGCTGGCCCTGGACCGCCGCCGGCTGGGCAAGCAGCGGGTCGAGGCGCTCCAGGTGCTGCGCGGCCTGACCGTGCCCGGCTACGGCTGGCGCCGTCATCCGGCGGTGCGGATGTGGACGGGCTACGAGGAGGCACTGGTGCGCTACGGCCTGGAGGTCTGCCGGGTCTGGCGGGAGCGGGGCCACCAGGACAGCTGCGCTGCCTCACTCGTCGCCGGTCTCGCCGTGTGCCGTCCGGGTGAGCCGGTGCGGGACCAGCCGGAGCTCGCGCGCGCCGGGGAGTTGCCGCCCTGGCTCGGGGACGAGGCCTTCCACCGCAGCCACCGCTCGGCGCTGGTGCGCAAGGAACCCGAGGTGTACGCCGAGCTGTTCCCCGGTGTCCCGGACGACCTGCCGTACGTGTGGCCGGCCTCGGACCGTGCGGGCAAGGCGGTGGAGGAGGGCCGGTAG
- a CDS encoding DUF5914 domain-containing protein, with amino-acid sequence MRQDPSPRRGRYPLRLRRRPVPWQHQRPTWREARPALIAAALKRALDRPSGNWYVLGASTDVRPTRPLSGTIAGVEVVVWRDATGRLVGGPGACPHLGAPLADSPVRCGTLVCHWHGLALEGTAFAGWEPFPVHDDGVLVWVRLDAVGEEPPTAAPVLPARPAQATSLTSVWRGVGVCEPEDVVANRLDPWHGAWFHPYSFVDLTVVGAPGDSAGDDDRFAVDVSFRLAGRLVVPVRAEFTAPEPRTVVMHITDGEGTGSVVESHATPLGPDEHGRPRTAVVEAVLATSDRPGFPVARRLAPVLRPLMRAAAGRLWRDDLAYAERRRQLRDQGRFPG; translated from the coding sequence ATGAGGCAGGACCCCAGCCCCCGCCGGGGCCGCTACCCACTGCGGCTGCGCCGCCGCCCCGTGCCCTGGCAGCACCAGCGGCCGACCTGGCGCGAGGCCCGCCCCGCCCTCATCGCGGCGGCGCTCAAGCGCGCCCTGGACCGCCCTTCGGGCAACTGGTACGTCCTGGGCGCGAGCACCGACGTACGGCCCACCCGCCCCCTGTCCGGCACGATCGCGGGCGTCGAGGTCGTCGTCTGGCGGGACGCGACGGGGCGTCTGGTGGGCGGCCCCGGCGCGTGCCCCCACCTCGGGGCCCCGCTGGCCGACAGCCCGGTGCGGTGCGGCACGCTCGTGTGCCACTGGCACGGACTCGCCCTCGAGGGCACCGCCTTCGCCGGCTGGGAGCCCTTCCCGGTGCACGACGACGGCGTCCTGGTGTGGGTGCGGCTGGACGCCGTGGGGGAGGAGCCCCCGACCGCGGCGCCCGTCCTGCCGGCGAGGCCGGCGCAGGCGACGTCCCTGACCTCCGTCTGGCGCGGGGTGGGGGTCTGCGAACCCGAGGACGTCGTGGCCAACCGGCTCGACCCGTGGCACGGTGCCTGGTTCCACCCCTACTCCTTCGTCGACCTCACCGTCGTCGGGGCGCCGGGCGACAGCGCGGGCGACGACGACCGCTTCGCCGTGGACGTGTCCTTCCGGCTCGCCGGACGTCTCGTGGTGCCCGTCCGGGCCGAGTTCACCGCCCCGGAGCCCCGCACCGTCGTCATGCACATCACCGACGGCGAGGGCACCGGGTCCGTCGTGGAGAGTCACGCCACGCCGCTCGGTCCGGACGAGCACGGCCGGCCGCGCACCGCGGTCGTCGAGGCGGTCCTGGCCACCTCCGACCGGCCCGGGTTCCCGGTGGCCCGCCGCCTGGCGCCGGTCCTGCGCCCGCTGATGCGCGCCGCCGCCGGCCGTCTGTGGCGCGACGACCTCGCCTACGCCGAACGACGCAGGCAGCTGCGCGACCAGGGCCGGTTCCCCGGCTGA
- a CDS encoding phytoene/squalene synthase family protein: MTRRELDAAGITDPALRAAYTRCRFLNARHGRTYFLATRLLPADRRPAVHALYGFARWADDIVDDMGAEATTAERAATLSRLEAQLRQALTGARPLEPTGARPVDEPVVVALADTAARYGIDPAHFTDFMASMRSDLTVTDYATYDDLRAYMHGSAAVIGLQMLPVLGTVTPRARAAPHAAALGLAFQLTNFLRDVGEDLDRGRIYLPADLLAAHGVHRDLLLWSRLTGRRDRRITAALRAAEDLTRAVYREAAPGLGMLDPVARPCIRTAYVLYRNILDSIAQDGYAVLHRRAVVPRRRRAVVAADGLARVLAARLGARGAAARRTPPVPCRNDTYPAKEAG; encoded by the coding sequence GTGACCCGGCGCGAACTGGACGCCGCGGGCATCACCGACCCCGCGCTGCGCGCCGCGTACACCCGGTGCCGGTTCCTCAACGCCCGGCACGGACGCACCTACTTCCTGGCGACCCGCCTGCTGCCCGCCGACCGCAGACCGGCCGTGCACGCGCTGTACGGATTCGCGCGGTGGGCCGACGACATCGTCGACGACATGGGCGCCGAGGCGACGACGGCCGAGCGCGCGGCCACCCTCAGCCGGCTCGAGGCTCAACTCCGGCAGGCGCTCACCGGCGCCCGGCCGTTGGAGCCCACCGGCGCCCGGCCGGTGGACGAACCCGTGGTGGTCGCCCTGGCCGACACCGCCGCCCGGTACGGCATCGACCCGGCGCACTTCACCGACTTCATGGCCTCGATGCGCAGCGACCTCACGGTGACCGACTACGCCACCTACGACGACCTGCGCGCCTACATGCACGGCTCCGCCGCCGTCATCGGCCTGCAGATGCTGCCCGTGCTCGGCACCGTGACCCCCCGCGCCCGGGCCGCCCCGCACGCCGCCGCGCTGGGCCTCGCCTTCCAGCTGACCAACTTCCTGCGGGACGTCGGCGAGGACCTCGACCGGGGCCGGATCTACCTGCCGGCGGACCTGCTGGCGGCGCACGGCGTCCACCGGGACCTGCTGCTGTGGAGCAGGCTGACGGGCCGCCGCGACCGGCGCATCACCGCCGCGCTGCGCGCCGCCGAGGACCTCACCCGCGCCGTCTACCGTGAGGCCGCCCCCGGGCTGGGCATGCTGGACCCGGTGGCACGGCCCTGCATCCGCACCGCCTACGTGCTGTACCGCAACATCCTGGACTCGATCGCGCAGGACGGGTACGCGGTACTGCACCGGCGCGCGGTGGTCCCGCGCCGCCGGCGCGCGGTCGTCGCCGCCGACGGGCTCGCCCGGGTGCTGGCCGCCCGGCTGGGAGCGCGGGGCGCCGCCGCCCGCCGGACGCCGCCCGTGCCGTGCAGGAACGACACCTACCCCGCGAAGGAGGCCGGATGA